The Caldalkalibacillus thermarum genome includes the window ACAGAAGTAATGATGACCATGGGGTCCCAGGACGGCCTGGTCCATCTGCCCATGGTGTTTGCTAATCCGGGGGACATTATTTTGGTTCCTGACCCTGGCTATACGGCCTATGAAACAGGGGTGCATATGGCTGAGGCAGCATTGTATCCCCTGCCGTTGAAGAAAGAAAACGGGTTTTTGCCTGACCTTGAGGCGATCCCCCAAGAAGTGGCCAAGAGAGCCAAAATGATGATCCTTAACTTCCCGGGCAATCCGGTGCCGGCCCTGGCTAGCCGCACTTTTTTTGAACAGGTCGTTCAGTTTGCCAAGCAGTACAACATCCTGGTTGTTCATGATTTTGCCTATTCTGAGCTTGTCTTTGGCGGTCAAAAAGCGACGAGTTTTCTAGAGGTGGAGGGTGCCAAAGAGGTCGGAGTGGAGTTTAATTCATTGTCCAAAAGCTTTAATATGGCTGGCTGCCGAATTGGTTATCTGGTAGGCAATCCAGAAGTGCTTGCGGCTTTTGGTCGCTTAAAATCCAACCTGGATTACGGGGTCTTTTTACCCATTCAAAAAGCGGCGGCCTTGGCGTTGCGGGAAGGAAGGGAGCTGCTCGCCAGGAGCGTCAAAGCGTATGAAGCCCGCCGGGATGCGCTGGTTAAAGGTTTGGCCGAAGCCGGCTGGGACATTGATCCGCCTCAGGCCACCATGTTTGCCTGGGCCGAGTTGCCTGAAGGCTGGACGTCCAGGGCGTTTGCCTACGGTCTCTTGGAACACGCAGGTGTTGTGGTGACTCCGGGAGATGCCTTTGGCAAACACGGGGAAGGCTTTGTCCGCATCGCCCTGGTTCAGTCAGAATCCCGGCTAAGCGAAGCGGCCCGCCGGATCGGTGATTTCCTGCGTGTTTATGGTAAAATGAAAACAGAGCAAGCTTATTAAGCCGCATAACTTAGAAAGGAAATCACCATATGATGCAGAACGACATACTCAACGAAATAGAGTCACTACAGTTGCCGCAGCAAGTGGTGGATACGATTGACCGTATCCGTTCCGAACGGCAACACACCCTGACCGATGAAGAAAAGTGGCTGGTGGGCCGGCCCGGATACACTTCCCCAGATCCTGCGCTCCTTTATGATGCCGTCGTCGCCCTGAGCATGCGCAAGAACGTACTGTTGCAGGGGCCTACTGGAGCAGGGAAAACAAAACTGGCCGAATATCTGTCATACCTGTTCCATCAGCCCCTCCATGCTGTTAACTGCTCGGTTGACCTGGATGCAGAAGCCTTGCTGGGCTTTAAAACCATTGTGCAAAAGGGGAATCACTCTGCCATCGAATTTGTTCCGGGGCCAGTAGTCAAAGCGATGACAAAGGGCCACTTTTTATATATCGACGAGATCAATATGGCCAAACCGGAGACGCTACCGATTATCAACAGTGTGTTGGACTACCGGAAGATGCTGACCAATCCCTTTACAGGGGAAGTGATTAAGGCCAAAGACGGGTTTGGGGTGATTGCCGCCATCAATATCGGTTATGTGGGCACCGTGCCGCTCAATGAAGCGTTAAAAAACCGCTTTGTGGTCATTGATGTCCCCTATCTGCAAGGGGAACAGCTGAGGAATTTGTTAGAAGAACAGACAGCCCTCCGTGATCCTGCTCTCCTGGACCGTTTTGTCCGTTTATCCGCTGACCTTTTGGCCCAGACCAAAATGGGACAGTTGTCTGAGGAGGCCGCCTCCATCCGGGCCTTGATTGATGCTTGTGATTTGGCTGCCCATATGCCGCCGCTCCGGGCCATTCAACGTGCTATTGTCGATAAGCTGGAAGACGAGCGGGAACGGGCGGCGGTTAAAAACACGGCTGAAACATTGTTTTAGGGGGAACGGCCATGGTGTTTCGCTTTCTAGAACAGGAAGTGGATGCTTTTGTGCGCATGCAGCTTTTGGACCTGGCCCGTACCCTGGCCCGCCGGCCCCAGGTGCGCATCGATTTTGATTTGAGCTCCTATTTTGATCCTGGAAGCCAAACGATTTACATCAGCCAGTTCTGGGATGAACTGGATGACCCTAAAATGCAACTAGAGGGCATGAAAAGTGATGTGTATATCCGCAGCATGGAGATCAAAGCGTCAGATCGGTCTGCCATTGCCCGC containing:
- a CDS encoding LL-diaminopimelate aminotransferase gives rise to the protein MSFETARRMQAFETLVFSELAKRKKDKIARGEDVIDLSIGSPDLPPAPEVIACLTRNIQDPAQYGYTLTGTDEFLEAVAVYYRKRFGVALDPQTEVMMTMGSQDGLVHLPMVFANPGDIILVPDPGYTAYETGVHMAEAALYPLPLKKENGFLPDLEAIPQEVAKRAKMMILNFPGNPVPALASRTFFEQVVQFAKQYNILVVHDFAYSELVFGGQKATSFLEVEGAKEVGVEFNSLSKSFNMAGCRIGYLVGNPEVLAAFGRLKSNLDYGVFLPIQKAAALALREGRELLARSVKAYEARRDALVKGLAEAGWDIDPPQATMFAWAELPEGWTSRAFAYGLLEHAGVVVTPGDAFGKHGEGFVRIALVQSESRLSEAARRIGDFLRVYGKMKTEQAY
- a CDS encoding ATP-binding protein, whose product is MLNEIESLQLPQQVVDTIDRIRSERQHTLTDEEKWLVGRPGYTSPDPALLYDAVVALSMRKNVLLQGPTGAGKTKLAEYLSYLFHQPLHAVNCSVDLDAEALLGFKTIVQKGNHSAIEFVPGPVVKAMTKGHFLYIDEINMAKPETLPIINSVLDYRKMLTNPFTGEVIKAKDGFGVIAAINIGYVGTVPLNEALKNRFVVIDVPYLQGEQLRNLLEEQTALRDPALLDRFVRLSADLLAQTKMGQLSEEAASIRALIDACDLAAHMPPLRAIQRAIVDKLEDERERAAVKNTAETLF